AGGCGGCAGTCTGTGCCAGGGCTGACGGTGGGGGACGGGGGCGTCGGGCTAGTGGGGGTGCGCGGCGGGTTCGGGGGTCCCGGTGGTCGAGGGGTGGGTGCGCGCGGCTTCCATGAGTCTGGCGGCTCCGCGTACCGCTGCCGTGTGGGGTGCGGGCACGGGCCTGACGGGCGCGTGCAGCTGTCGGGAGAGGCGGTAGGTGATATCTGGGCGCAGAGCGCCCCCGCCGGCCAGCAGTGCTCCTGCCCGCAGGGCGTCAAATGTCTCGGAAGTGGAGTCCTGTTCGAGCATCGCGGTCACCATCGCGACGATGGTGTCGGTGATCCGCGTGGGTGGGGTGAGACGGTCCAGATCGCTGGTGCCCAGGGCGGTGTGGCGGGCGTCGGTCACTGCGCCGTCGGTGAGGAGGGTGACCTCGGTGAGGTGGGCGCCGATGTCCACGACGAGCAGGGGACGGGTCAGGTCGGCGTCGGTGGCCATGGCCACGGCTCGCGCGGTGGGGATGGTCAGCACGGTACTCGGCCGCAGAACCTCAACGGCGATGCGGGCTTGGGTCCGAAAGACGATTCCGCCCAGGGCTGGAGCGGTGAGGACGATCAGGCGGCGGCCGAAGCGGGGCAGACGGTGCCCGAGCAG
The Streptomyces tirandamycinicus DNA segment above includes these coding regions:
- a CDS encoding rod shape-determining protein; this encodes MTTTPHPRAVAGPNRPWPLYRQCSGIALDLGSARTRAWISGRKGVLDAPTVTFPGDGAVYPIQRGSIVDPPGTGRMLDRLLGHRLPRFGRRLIVLTAPALGGIVFRTQARIAVEVLRPSTVLTIPTARAVAMATDADLTRPLLVVDIGAHLTEVTLLTDGAVTDARHTALGTSDLDRLTPPTRITDTIVAMVTAMLEQDSTSETFDALRAGALLAGGGALRPDITYRLSRQLHAPVRPVPAPHTAAVRGAARLMEAARTHPSTTGTPEPAAHPH